In Longimicrobium sp., one genomic interval encodes:
- a CDS encoding PadR family transcriptional regulator — translation MTPKPNPSPSANDVLRGTLDLLILKALSLEPMHGWAVAQRLEQLSREALHVGQGSLYPALQRLEEKGWIDSEWKATEQNRRAKYYELTPAGRRALGEETESWRRYAEMVDVILRTT, via the coding sequence TTGACCCCTAAACCGAACCCATCGCCGTCGGCGAACGACGTGCTCCGCGGGACGCTGGACCTGCTGATCCTGAAGGCGCTCTCGCTGGAGCCGATGCACGGGTGGGCGGTGGCGCAGCGGCTGGAGCAGCTCTCGCGCGAGGCGCTGCACGTGGGGCAGGGCTCGCTCTACCCCGCCCTCCAGCGGCTGGAGGAGAAGGGGTGGATCGACAGCGAGTGGAAGGCCACCGAGCAGAACCGCCGCGCCAAGTACTACGAGCTCACCCCCGCCGGCCGCCGGGCCCTGGGCGAGGAGACGGAGAGCTGGCGCCGGTACGCTGAGATGGTAGACGTCATCCTCCGAACCACGTAG
- a CDS encoding permease prefix domain 1-containing protein, which translates to MAWTKRWRKRMRALMRRGDVRHELDEELAFHLQMETEKNVRAGMAPAEARRRAVLKFGGVEGHKEEVRDARWLGGFHGLSLDARLGAQRVHRRGAIDRARVRRCSAVSCRYVIGCGRSARGGPPTKRSR; encoded by the coding sequence ATGGCCTGGACGAAACGCTGGCGGAAGCGCATGCGCGCCCTGATGCGCAGGGGCGACGTAAGGCACGAGCTGGACGAGGAGCTCGCGTTCCACCTGCAGATGGAGACGGAGAAGAACGTGCGCGCCGGGATGGCGCCCGCGGAGGCTCGCAGGCGGGCCGTCCTCAAATTCGGCGGGGTGGAGGGGCACAAGGAGGAGGTGCGGGACGCGCGCTGGCTTGGCGGCTTCCACGGGCTCTCGCTGGACGCGCGGCTGGGCGCGCAACGCGTACATCGGAGGGGCGCGATTGATCGCGCCCGTGTCCGACGCTGTTCCGCCGTCAGCTGCCGGTATGTCATCGGGTGTGGCCGGTCTGCGCGTGGCGGTCCACCAACGAAACGATCGCGATAG
- a CDS encoding L,D-transpeptidase family protein: MAIRSISAAAALLFALAGTAHAANPDPERWIDISPETLNSGEIRLPVGELDGAEGPSVLRVQILLNRALFSPGMLDARWGANVRTATRWFQKREGLEETGIVDEATYDALMRASGRPDRLVRQHTLSATDVEGPFVVLPSNMYDRAKLTCSCYQALSEKLAEQFHTREGVLERLNPGTNLDSLEAGDKLWVPRVREPNVAANMKIAEILVSGSGNFVQARDSAGNILAHFASTMGSSIDPSPEGEVTVREVTANPWWNYQPSLLKVLRSDGPSAMIPPGPNNAVGWVWIGLSAPHYGIHGTSEPETIGYATSSGCVRLPNWDARFLSRRVRPGTKVRFEDTRNGERVIPRRPRPRLLGTRADSVATEP, translated from the coding sequence ATGGCCATCCGATCGATATCCGCCGCCGCCGCGCTCCTGTTCGCGCTCGCCGGCACCGCGCACGCCGCCAATCCGGACCCCGAGCGCTGGATCGACATCAGCCCAGAGACGCTCAACTCCGGCGAGATCCGCCTGCCGGTGGGCGAGCTCGACGGCGCGGAAGGCCCGTCCGTGCTGCGCGTGCAGATCCTCCTCAACCGCGCCCTCTTCTCGCCAGGGATGCTGGACGCGCGCTGGGGAGCCAACGTGCGCACCGCCACCCGCTGGTTCCAGAAGCGCGAGGGGCTGGAGGAGACCGGCATCGTGGACGAGGCCACCTACGACGCCCTCATGCGCGCATCCGGCCGGCCCGACCGCCTCGTGCGCCAGCACACACTGAGCGCCACCGACGTCGAGGGTCCCTTCGTCGTCCTGCCGTCCAACATGTACGACCGGGCCAAGCTGACGTGCTCGTGCTACCAGGCGCTCTCCGAGAAGCTGGCCGAGCAGTTCCACACCCGCGAGGGCGTGCTGGAGCGCCTCAACCCGGGGACGAACCTGGACTCGTTGGAGGCGGGCGACAAGCTGTGGGTTCCGCGCGTGCGCGAGCCGAACGTCGCCGCCAACATGAAGATCGCCGAGATCCTGGTGTCGGGCAGCGGCAACTTCGTGCAGGCGCGGGACAGCGCCGGCAACATCCTGGCGCACTTCGCATCCACGATGGGCTCCAGCATCGACCCCTCCCCCGAAGGCGAGGTCACGGTGCGCGAGGTGACGGCGAACCCGTGGTGGAACTACCAGCCCTCGCTGCTCAAGGTGCTGCGCAGCGACGGCCCCAGCGCCATGATCCCGCCGGGCCCCAACAACGCGGTGGGCTGGGTGTGGATCGGCCTGTCGGCGCCGCACTACGGCATCCACGGCACCAGCGAGCCGGAGACGATCGGCTACGCGACCTCGTCGGGTTGCGTGCGCCTCCCCAACTGGGATGCCCGCTTCCTCTCCCGTCGCGTGCGTCCGGGGACGAAGGTGCGCTTCGAGGACACCCGCAATGGCGAGCGCGTCATCCCCCGCCGCCCCCGCCCTCGCCTCCTCGGCACCCGCGCCGACAGCGTCGCCACCGAGCCGTAA
- the metK gene encoding methionine adenosyltransferase, translating into MSTLIDPARIAEETGLTYTFSSESVSEGHPDKVCDTIADSILDAYLAQDPSARVACEVLVKANHVVLAGEITSTALVDHEAQVREAVREIGYTDADQLFHADTLEIRSLLSEQAPEIAQGVNAVTSQSGDQGAGDQGIMFGYATDETPELMPLPILLAHRLSYALAELRKAGAASWLRPDAKTQVSVLYGPDGPQAVTDVLVSTQHSADVAQEEIRQFIAQTLVPRALQGWYRDDLRLMVNPTGSFVQGGPSADAGVTGRKIIVDSYGGMGRHGGGAFSGKDPSKVDRSGAYFCRYVARQVVKEGLARRAEVQVAYAIGMAEPVSVKVDTFGTGDPTRAAAFVRTFDFRPRAVIERLDLLRPIYRSTTNYGHFGKPGLPWEA; encoded by the coding sequence ATGAGCACGCTGATCGACCCGGCCCGCATCGCCGAAGAGACGGGCCTGACGTACACCTTCAGCTCGGAATCGGTATCCGAGGGCCACCCGGACAAGGTCTGCGACACCATCGCGGACAGCATCCTGGACGCTTACCTCGCGCAGGACCCCAGCGCCCGCGTCGCCTGCGAGGTGCTGGTGAAGGCCAACCACGTGGTGCTGGCGGGCGAGATCACCTCCACCGCGCTGGTGGACCACGAGGCGCAGGTGCGCGAGGCCGTGCGCGAGATCGGCTACACCGACGCCGACCAGCTCTTCCACGCGGACACGCTGGAGATCCGCTCGCTCCTCTCCGAGCAGGCGCCGGAGATCGCGCAGGGCGTCAACGCCGTCACCAGCCAGTCCGGCGACCAGGGCGCGGGCGACCAGGGGATCATGTTCGGCTACGCGACCGACGAGACGCCGGAGCTGATGCCCCTCCCCATCCTCCTGGCGCACCGCCTGTCCTACGCACTCGCCGAGCTGCGCAAGGCCGGAGCGGCGTCGTGGCTGCGTCCCGACGCCAAGACGCAGGTGTCGGTGCTGTACGGACCCGACGGCCCGCAGGCGGTCACCGACGTCCTCGTCTCCACGCAGCACTCGGCCGACGTGGCGCAGGAGGAGATCCGCCAGTTCATCGCGCAGACACTGGTGCCGCGCGCGCTGCAGGGGTGGTACCGCGACGACCTGCGGCTGATGGTGAACCCCACCGGCAGCTTCGTGCAGGGCGGCCCCTCGGCGGACGCGGGCGTCACCGGCCGCAAGATTATCGTGGATTCGTACGGCGGGATGGGGCGCCACGGCGGCGGCGCGTTCAGCGGCAAGGACCCCAGCAAGGTGGACCGCTCGGGCGCCTACTTCTGCCGCTACGTCGCGCGGCAGGTGGTGAAGGAGGGGCTGGCCCGGCGCGCCGAGGTGCAGGTGGCCTACGCCATCGGTATGGCGGAGCCGGTGTCGGTGAAGGTGGACACCTTTGGCACCGGCGACCCCACGCGCGCCGCCGCCTTCGTGCGCACCTTTGACTTCCGCCCGCGCGCCGTCATCGAGCGGCTGGACCTGCTGCGCCCCATCTACCGCTCCACCACGAACTACGGCCACTTCGGAAAGCCGGGGCTCCCCTGGGAGGCGTGA